The Tissierellales bacterium DNA segment TATCTAGTACGGTTTTTAAAGGAACCTCCATATTGATCCTCTCTTTTATTAAATGCAGGACTTAGGAAACAATGAGGAGAATATCCATGACCAGCATGGAATTCTACACAATCAAATCCTGCTTCTACTGCACGTCTAGCAGCTTGGCCAAAAGCCTCAATTACTTCCTCAATAGTTTCAATGCTGGCAGCGGGAATAATACGTTCACTTGACATAGGCATATCACTAGGCAAGATAATCATAGCCTTAGGGTCTCCCATTACCCCCATGCCTCCTTGCCATAATTGTACACCAGCTTTACCTCCGGCATCATGAATGGCATCTACTAATTCTTTTAGGCCAGGTATAAATTTATTATCAGCTATAGATAGAAATGCATCTGGTGCAGAGGGGGGCATGGACAGAGGATACCTCTACCATATTTAAACCATTACCACCTTTAGCTCTAGCCACATGATAGTCCATAAGTTTTTCTGTAACAAATCCATCTACAGCTGCCATTTTCGTTCCCATAGCCGGAAGCATAATCCTATTTTTAAGTTTGAGTCCCCTAATTTCAATTGGGTTGAATAAGTTTTTAAATGTCATATTAAATCCTCCTTTTATTTGTTATCTATATAACTAGCAAAATTCATGCCAAAATTTTAACAGGAGGATTCTAGTAGAAACAGAGAAATTCTAAAGGAAAAATCTAAAAAAATATCATTATAAAACATGTAATCTTATTCATGTCTCATAATGATACATAATTAAGTTCTATATTCTTCTAAGTCAATTCCAAATTTAGATATTTTACGATAAAGGGTAGCTCTACTAAGGCCTAGAATTTTTGCAGCAGATTTTACATTTCCTCTAGTGTTTTTCAAGGTTTCTACTATTGTATTATATTCTTTTGATTCCATTAGGCCTATTTCTTTACAAAGTTTGGATTCATTATCCCTTGGAATTTGTTGCAAATAAACTGGCAGATCCTTTACATCGATAATTTGGTTTTTGGTGATTTGCACTGTTCTTTCAATGGTATTTTCTAATTCTCTAATATTTCCAGGCCAATTATGGTTTTTTAAAATTTCCAAGGCCTCTCTCGTGATTCCTCTTGCATTGGAAAAGAATTGATTATTGTATTTTTTTATAAAATAATAGGTTAAAGTTTCTATATCTTCTTTTCTTTCTTTTAATGGAGGTATGTTTATGGTAAATACGTTTATTCTGTAAAATAAATCTGCCCTAAAGTTCCCATTTTCCACTGCCTTATATAGATTCTTATTTGTAGCAGTAATTATCCTTACATCTACATTTATTTCCTTTGTTCCTCCAATTCTAAGTATTTTTCTATCCTCAATAACCCTTAATAAAGAGGCCTGTATTGATAGAGGCATATCTCCTATTTCGTCTAAGAATAAGGTGCCACCATTGGCTAATTCAAATTTTCCTATTTGGCCATCAGATTTGGCCCCCTGTAAAGGCTCCCTTTTCATAACCAAATAGTTCACTTTCCACTAGATTTACGGGGAGAGCTCCACAGTTTATGGCTATAAAAGGCTGTTTTTTTCTGGAGCTATTATTGTGGATGGACTGGGCAAAAAGCTCTTTGCCCGTTCCGCTCTCTCCCATAATTAAAATATTAGAATCCCCATTGGATGCAATATGACCTAATTTTATGGTTTCCTTTATGACAGAAGATTCACCAATAATATCCTTAAAAGAGAATAATTGATTTCCTTTAATAAGCTTATTAAAATTTTCATCCTCAATTTTTTTAATTACAATGATTAAACCCCTAGATTCAAAATTGTTTTCTAAATTAGTTATAGATAATTCACATATAATGGAATTGTTATTTAATTCTATAGTAAATTTTTTATTATAAAAACTTAAATTTTCTTCCATTATATAATTCAAATCTAGTGGCAATTTTAATATTTTATTAATATTTTTTCCTATTTGATTATGATCCTTTAATTCTAGAATATTTAAAGCTGTTTTGTTAATAGAGACAATCTTATTCTCATTATCTATTACTATAATGCCATCAGATATGGATTGATTAATAATATTAGAATAGGATAAATGTATTTGACTTTCAATTGCATTGGCTATGGCAATGGCCATGCCTAAAGTATGGGAAGACAATATATCTGCAAAGCCTGTTATTCCAATACAACCAATAAGCTCTCCATTATAATCATGTATAGGAGCAGCAGAGGTAGTATAACTATGAAAGGCAGTATAACAATGTTCTCTTCCCCAGGTTTGTATAGGTTTGTCTAGGTAAAGACAAGTTCCCATGGCATTGGTTCCCACTCTTTTTTCACTTAAATTCATTATATTTATATTTGTATTGTCCAGAATATTTGGCGTTGCTATGGCTGCTAGAATATAGCCTTCTTTATCTACTAGAGTAATCATATAATCTGATTTTTTAATAATATGATATAGATCCATCATATAGGGTTTGGCAATCTCAATTAAATGAGAATGTTTTTGTATAGATTTTTGTTGTTCTATTTCATCAGTATCTAGGATGATTTCATTAAACAAATCTATGTCATAGTTTTTGCTCCTAATCCAAGATTCTTTAATTATTTTATCTATGCCATAAACATCTTTTTTATCTAGTATGAAAAATTCATGCCAAGCTTCAGATATGATTTCCCTTTTTCTCAATAATTCCATAAAAACACTCCTTGCGATATAAGCAGATTTACATATATTATACTATAAATGTAATTATAGTGTATTCTCATGAAAATATAAAAAATAGGGATGTTCTTTTAAAACCGGTATGATACAATATTAACAAGGTGATAATAAAAAAATAAGATAAGCAAAATAGTCATCAGGGCCTTAGCTAAGGTAATATTTTTTTATAATTTAAGGAGGTTTTAAATATGCTAAAGGAGAAAGTAGCTATTGTTACAGGTGGAACAAGGGGTATAGGATTTGCTATTGTAAAGAAATACCTAGATAATGGTGCCACAGTTATTTTATGTGGTTCTAGGAAAGAAACAGCGGAAAAGGCAGTGGAAAAACTAAAACAAGAAAATCCAGAATATAAAGTAGAAGGCATTGCACCAAATTTAACTTCCCATGAAGAAGTAAAAGAATCATTTGAATATGTAAAAAATAAATATGGCAAGATAGATATTTTAGTAAATAATGCGGGTATTTCTGCAGAAGATACACTATATGATTACAAACCAGAGGATTTTACTGGAATTATGGATTTAAATGTGAATGCAGTATTTTATTGTTCCCAGGCAGCAGCAACTATTATGAAGGAACAACATGGTGGGGTCATTTTAAATACTAGTTCTATGGTTAGTATTTATGGCTCGACAGCTGGTTGTGGATATTCGGATTCAAAATTTGCAGTAAATGGGCTTACAAAATCCCTATCAAGAGAACTTGCTAAAGACAATATACGTGTCAATGCAGTGGCACCGGGGGTTACTAATACAGATATGGTAGAAAATCTTCCCGATGAGGTTATTAAACCTCTAATTGAAGCTATACCTTTAGGACGTATTGGCGAACCGGAAGATGTAGCAAATGCTTTTCTATATTTGGCAAGCGATATGGCAAGTTATGTTACAGGGGTTATATTGTCAGTAGATGGGGCCATGATGGTATAATGTGATAAGAAAACCCTAAGGATTGTCCTTTTTTCTTACTTTTAGTGTTTAAGAGCTACTTATGATCGTAGCTCTTAACTTAATTATCTAGATAATTAAAGTTTGTTTATCTTTTTTGCAAATTCATAGGCGGCCTTTACTGTTTTATCAAAATCTAATACTTCATTGGCCATCGTAATAGGATCATTAGCATGGGCTGCATGGTCGATTTTTCCACCCTCAACCATTAAGAAAAATCCTCTATTGTTTTCATTTAATATATCTATAGCCTTATTTGTCATTTCCTCAAGGCTTGGCTTTTCTGAAGAATCTCTATCTAATTTATAATTTATATGAGACTCATTAAATAGACCAAGGATTTTCCTATCATCTATATCTTTTAAATCATTTTTTGTTTCTATATTATTATACTCCGACTCACTCAAAAATGTCTTCTAGTACAATTATAAGGTATAATCCCTAAGGGTACAACAAAGATTATATATAGGCTCTCTAATTTTAGAATTTTAATAAACAACTTGAAATGTACGGACAAATAAAGTATAATAAATGTACGGACATTTAAGGAGGGAGGATATAAGGTGAAAAAAATTGCTATTTTAGGAAGTAGTGGTGGAAATCTTTATAATTTAGGAGGGAAGGAGCCTTTTAAATTACTTGAGGAAATACGAACTCAAGCAGAGTCTGCAGGAATAAGAATAGAAGCTATTCAATTTATTGGTGCTCATGCTTCTATGGATAATATAAAAGAAAATGTTTCTGCTAGATTATATACTTGGGATGCTGAGAGAGAAAAAACAATAGCCTCAGAGACCAAAACCTTAAAAGAAATAAATGAAGATGCATTAGAGTTTGACAGCAAAATAGCAAAACTAATAAGTGAAGAAAAGATTGATGGATTAGTTTTGATTAGCTCTGATCCTGAAAAGACTAATAATTTATCTGTAAAGGTAGCAGCAGAAAAAGGTATACCTATTGTAGGTACTGGTGGAACATCAATGGCAACAGTCCAATCTATGGGTGGAAACGTTATAGCTACCTCTGGAACTACAGGGACTACTAATAGAACTAGGGCAGTTGCAGCAATACAGGCATTAAGTAAGTATTGGAGTCTAAAATATAAGCCAGTAATAAGTTCATCAGGTAGTTCTGAACAAAATGTAGATGAAAACATTTTCCGAAGAATTAGTTTTAGAGGAATCATGATGGCAGCAATGCCTGGATTTATTGCCATGTCTATAATTTTAGCATTAAGTAAAATACCAGGTTTAGGCAGATTAAGTGAAGCTTTTGATTTATTAATAAAGGGATTACCAGTAGTAGTGGCCGCTATTGCTGCTAAACAAGTTTCAGGGTTGGATGAAGTAGGAATAGTGGCAGGTGTGGTGGCAGGAGTACTTTCTACTGAAGGTGGAGTAATTGGAGGATTAATAGGAGGTATATTAGCAGGAATTTTAGCATTTTATTTAATTCAACTAGCTTTGAAATGGAATTTCCCAGGGACTACAGCTAATATAGTATCTGGCGGACTTTCTGGATTAATTGCTGGGTTAGTGGTATTTTTCTTAATATCTCCTTTAGCACTAAGCTTAGGAAACGGTATAAGGTATATAATTGAATTAACATTGAATTATAATTCTATACTTGCCGGAGCAGTAGCTGGATTTTTAATATGGCCATCAATAATTGGAGGAGTATATCATGCAGCTATTCTTCCTATAGTCCTATTAGAAATGGAAAAGACAGGGTCAAGCTTTTTAGGTGCAATAGATATGACTGGTCTTGTAATGGTATCCGCTGGTATAACCTTAGCTAATATAGTATATCCTAAACAAAAAAGTGAATCAGCAATTGCAGTTCCAGGTTTTATTATAAATATGGCTTTTGGTACCTTTGTAGAAGCCTCTTATCCATTTATGTTTTCAGATAAAATAGTGTTAGGAGGAGCGATGGTATCAGCTGCTATATCTGGGGTTTTTGTTGGAATATTTAATTTAAGAGGGACAGCCTACGTTCCTTCAATAACCGCTCCGGCATTATCCAATAACGTACTAGGTTTTGCAATAAGTATGTTTATAGCCTTAGCTTCTTCATTTTTAATAACAATATTTGCTAATAAACTATATAGAAATAAAAAGAAAAAGGAGGCACAATAATGTTTGTTGCTGATATGGAGAGAAAAAGAGAGATTGGAAGGAAGAAAGTATTAGATACCTTAAAGATTCATAATGGTACAACTATTTTAAGTACAGGAATAACAGGAGATGATTCTAGACTTGCAAAAGCTGTAGTAGAAGCTGGTGTTAGAATGATTGAACCAAATCATCCAGCTGTAGCTTTAGCTAGAGGATTTAAAGGTGTTACAAATATGCATGATGCAGAACAAATAAGACATGAGCTTCCCATGGAAGAAATGATAAATGTAACTAGGGGAGTTAGAAATGTTGTTGGCGATGAAATATATATTACTGTAGGTATACCTGGTGGATTTTGTGAGATAGTTCCTGTTGAATTATCAGATGAAGTATTCTTAAATCTTTCAAAAGCAGGTGCAGATGGCTTACACATACACAAAGTAAGCTTAGAAGATTTAGAAGAAGTAGTAAAAAAAGCTCATAAATATGGATTATTAGTTGACGCATATATAGGGCATCCAGACGATTTACATCCTTTCGGTATTCCTGCTGAATCACCAGAAGAAGTAGCAAAAGTAGCAAAAGAAATGGAAAATATAGGGGTAGATTTCATTGGGCTTATGACAGGAATGAGCTATGAAGGCGTAGAAGCTGGGGAAATTCATCCGGTAATTAAAGAGAGATTAGAAGCCTTAGTTTCAGCAGTAAATGTTCCTACTCTTGCAGAGGGAGGAATTAATTTAGACAATTATGAAGCATTCATGGATACAGGAGTAGATATAATAGTTATAGGTACAGCAATTGATGATGTAGTTAAGAAGTCAGCTCAAGATTTAGTGAAAAAGTTTATTGATTAGATATTAAAAGTCCTAGGATTCCAATCCTAGGACTTTTAATACTATAAATTCCTTGGCATGCTAGCAAAGAAAATATATTGGTTTCCTATATAATGAGATTCAACAAAATATAAAGGTTTATTATTTTCTAAATATACTATGCAGCTCATTTTCAGTATGGCAGAATCTATATCTATATTTAAATGTTTTGAAATATTTTCATTTGATTTTTCAGCTTCTAAGTGTATATTGCCATAATCCATTTTTAAATTATATTCATTCTCATATAATTCATATAGGGATGTGTTTTTATTTATTTTCTTATCTATATTTGGACATGTATTTGCAGGTACATAAGTGATTTCATATGCCATAGGCTTATTATTAGCTTTCCTAATTCTTATTATTTCATAAGCTTTTTCTTTTTCATTTAAATTTAGATACTCAGCAATTCTTTCTTTAGGATGTTTAAGACTTATGCCTAATATTTCACTAGAAGGATTCAAACCTCGTTCCAACATTTGCTCAGTGAAACTTTCTAGGACTGTAAGCTTATATCTTGATTTTATATTTTTAACAAAAGTTCCTTTCCCAGCTTGCCTATATATAAAACCTTCCTCTGCAAGCTTTTGTAGAGATTTCCTTATAGTATACCTACTAACATTGTACTTATCCATTAGCTCATACTCAGTAGGAAGTTGACAGCCATCCTCCCAATGCTCATGTACAATATTTTCCTTCATTTTATTATAAACTTCTAAATATAAAAAAATATTTTTATTTTCCATAATAACACCTGCTTTCAAAGACTATCTTGATTATATATTATATAGTATTATTTACTATAATTAAATCATTAACTTGGGACAAAGGTCCTTAATGAAAGCATTTTTGTCCTAGTTAAAGAACCTGCTAAAAGGCAGGTTCTTTGTGTAACTCTAGGAAATATAGTTTTTAAAGAAATGCTTTTAATAATAGGTTTATCTTTTATACAGTTTGTAAAAATAAGTTAGCCAGATTTTCATATTATAGTCCCATTGACAGAATTTACAGTCTAATGTTAATATTATGTAATAACTATAATTTTAAGAAGGTATGGAAGGGATAAGTAATATTGAACTTAATAGGGGTGAATAGCTTGTGGTGGACAAAGTAGCAGTTATAGAGGAAGAATTTTCAAGATTAAATAAGAAATTAGAAATGAATCATCAATCAATAATTAATAATTACGAAGCATTAACAAGAAAATTAGATGAAGTCGTGTCAGAATCTGGTTCCTTATATGCTCCAGAATTTAGTCCTAAAGTCCAAGGATTAAATGAAATTATAAATACTGATATAATAGCAATGTCAGAACAGCTATTTACAGTAACAGAAGAGGTTATAAAAAACTTTGAAAAAGCTATAGTTAATATGGATACTAGTAACAGTGAATAGTCTAATTTAGCAAAGGGGTGATTTTAGTGGGTGAAATAAGGGTTACTCAATCAGAGGCTGAAAGTGATGTTGGCTCTATAAAATCAATAATAAATGATTTAGAAGAATTACAAGGTATTATTGATGATATGATTCAATTGTTAAATAAGTCAGAAGGAGAATTCGTAGAAAAATTGAAAAATCAACTACAAGAAGAAAAGAATCTAGTAAAAAAGTCTGTAGATATGTTTTCTAAATTTGCATTAACTATTGGGATAACTATTGATAGCTTTAAAGCTCAGGATGAAGTATTGTCAAAAGGGATGGGATTAAATGCAGGGGTAGAGTAAAGATTTAATGGAGGTGAAGCTATGCGTGATCGGCATACTGTTCTAGAAAGAGAGAAATTGACGGCATCTCAGAATAAACTCATAAAAGAGAGAATAAGACTAGTTGAAGAAGTTAGAGGGATAAATGAGGAAATAAAAGAAATAGAAGATCTAAAAGAAATGTTTGAATCACTTATAGATGATATGAATAAGATATTGGATGATTGGGAAGAGGAAAAAAGTAAAGTAATATATATCGGAGAGATAATACCAGAAAGTTTTGATGGAGATATAGCGGAAAAACAGGCTACAGATCTCCCAAAAATTTCAAAGGAAATGGGTATAAATGTTGGAAAGGCAACAAGTTTATTAGATGGAGTTCAAAGACAAATATCAAAATTAAATGATTATAAAAATGATCTACAAAGTCAAATTAAACAAATAAGTAGGCAAATTGACTCAAAAGATTTTGAAATTAGATCTATAGATACAAGATTATCAAATATGCAATTTTATTAGTATTTAATAAAATAAAAAAGATTGAAATGGGGGAATAAAAATGGGGTAGGAAAAGATAGAATATTTACTTTTTCATCTATAGAGGAACTTAAAGCTGCTTATATGGAATTAGCAGAAAGGGCAAAAGAATGCTCGGAGCAAATAGATTTAGTAAAAGGACATTTAAGAGATTTAATGTATAGTGTACCGGAAGAAGCAAAAGATATTGGATTGGAAGAAGATATATTAAATACAGCTATAGAAATAGAAAAATTTGAGAAGCTATCTAATAAGTTAAAATATGACACAGAGAAATTATTAAATGGTATACCACAAGTTGACAGTAAATCTGCAGAAAGATTAGTAGAATTAAGTGCAAATGCACGGATATTAATGGATTATATAGATGAAATCCAAAGATTAATTAGCACAGATTTTAATGCAAAAGATACAGAAAATTTTCTAGGTAGCCTAAAAGATTTACAGAATGAATATAAGACAAGACTATCCACGATTGACGAATCTTTAGAAGATATTTTAGATAAATCAAAAGGGTTAGCTTTAGAGGCAGTTGAATTTAAAGGAGATCCAATAAATTTAGCAACAGGTAATTTTAGTTATGAAAAAGCTGATATAGAAATAAAAGGGACCTATCCATTGGAATTTAGAAGAACATATAATGCCATAGATGACTATAAAGGAGTATTAGGAAATCAGTGGGTTCATAACTTTGAAGTTTCTTTAATTGAAAAAGATGATGTAATTAAAGTTATGAAAGAAGATGGAAAAGTAGATACTTATACAAAAGAAGAAGACCAAATATATAAATGTATAATAGTTCCGGGACAAAGACTAATTAAAACTGAAGATGAGAAATACAGGCTATATTTAGAAAATCAAACTGCATATAACTTTAATGAAGCCAGAAGATTAGAAAGCATCGTAGATGGACAAGGAAATAAAACTACATTAAAATATAATGAAGAGAATCAATTAAAAGAAATAAGGACTCTTTCTGGGTATTTTAGACTTTATTATAATTCTAAAAATTTACTAGGGCGAATAAATGACTCCTCCGGTAGGAGAGTATCATTTTATTATGAAGGAAATAATTTAAAAAGAGTAGTACTTCCTAATAAAACAGAATTTAAATATAAATACGATAATCTAAATAGATTAACAGTAGTTACAAGTCCTAGAAATATTGATTTAATTAGAAATGAATATGATGATCTATCAAGAGCAACAAAACAAATATTCCCTGATGGAGGAATATTAAGTCTAAAACATCTAGATGACAAAAATCAGATAGAGCTGACAGAACAAAATGGAAATAAAATAATATATGGAAGAGACCATAAATTTAGGAATACTAAAGTAATATATGAAGATGGAGAAGAAATATATGATTTTAATGATTCAAATAAAAGAACCTCTTTTATAGATAAAAAAGGTAATAAAACAGAATATGAATACGATAGTAATGGAAACTTAACAAGAGTAATAAATCCATTAGGAGAAGTAATGAAGTTTGAATATGATAAATTAAACAATTTAACAAAAATAACCCAACCGAACAATAAAAGTATTAGCCTTAAATATGATAATGATGGTAATCTTTTAAAAGTAGAAAATCCATATAATGAAAGAACTATTTTTAAATACGATGAATATGGAAGGATAATAGAATCTATTCAACCAGATAACTCTAAACTTAAATTATCCTATGATGAAAAAGGAAATCTTAAATCTTTGGAATTTCCTAATGGTGGCATAGTATATTATGAATATAATGAGAACAACCAAGTAATTAAGACTACTAATCCTAAAGGACATATAACTTATTATGAATATGATGAAATGAATAACCTTAAAAAGGTTATAAATGCAAAAGGATTTACAAGAGAATACACCTATAATAAAATAGGTAAAGTAATAGAAATAAAAGACTTTGATAATACAATAATAAAGCGAGATTATAATAATTTAGGTAGAGTGTCTAAAATTATGGATCAATTAGGTCAAATTACAGAATTAGAATATGATTTAATGTGGAATATATCAAAAATTAAAGAACCTAATGGTGCAGAAACAGTATATCTATACAATAAACTT contains these protein-coding regions:
- a CDS encoding 3-oxoacyl-ACP reductase family protein, producing the protein MLKEKVAIVTGGTRGIGFAIVKKYLDNGATVILCGSRKETAEKAVEKLKQENPEYKVEGIAPNLTSHEEVKESFEYVKNKYGKIDILVNNAGISAEDTLYDYKPEDFTGIMDLNVNAVFYCSQAAATIMKEQHGGVILNTSSMVSIYGSTAGCGYSDSKFAVNGLTKSLSRELAKDNIRVNAVAPGVTNTDMVENLPDEVIKPLIEAIPLGRIGEPEDVANAFLYLASDMASYVTGVILSVDGAMMV
- a CDS encoding sigma 54-interacting transcriptional regulator produces the protein MELLRKREIISEAWHEFFILDKKDVYGIDKIIKESWIRSKNYDIDLFNEIILDTDEIEQQKSIQKHSHLIEIAKPYMMDLYHIIKKSDYMITLVDKEGYILAAIATPNILDNTNINIMNLSEKRVGTNAMGTCLYLDKPIQTWGREHCYTAFHSYTTSAAPIHDYNGELIGCIGITGFADILSSHTLGMAIAIANAIESQIHLSYSNIINQSISDGIIVIDNENKIVSINKTALNILELKDHNQIGKNINKILKLPLDLNYIMEENLSFYNKKFTIELNNNSIICELSITNLENNFESRGLIIVIKKIEDENFNKLIKGNQLFSFKDIIGESSVIKETIKLGHIASNGDSNILIMGESGTGKELFAQSIHNNSSRKKQPFIAINCGALPVNLVESELFGYEKGAFTGGQI
- a CDS encoding GntR family transcriptional regulator; this encodes MENKNIFLYLEVYNKMKENIVHEHWEDGCQLPTEYELMDKYNVSRYTIRKSLQKLAEEGFIYRQAGKGTFVKNIKSRYKLTVLESFTEQMLERGLNPSSEILGISLKHPKERIAEYLNLNEKEKAYEIIRIRKANNKPMAYEITYVPANTCPNIDKKINKNTSLYELYENEYNLKMDYGNIHLEAEKSNENISKHLNIDIDSAILKMSCIVYLENNKPLYFVESHYIGNQYIFFASMPRNL
- a CDS encoding sigma 54-interacting transcriptional regulator — its product is MKREPLQGAKSDGQIGKFELANGGTLFLDEIGDMPLSIQASLLRVIEDRKILRIGGTKEINVDVRIITATNKNLYKAVENGNFRADLFYRINVFTINIPPLKERKEDIETLTYYFIKKYNNQFFSNARGITREALEILKNHNWPGNIRELENTIERTVQITKNQIIDVKDLPVYLQQIPRDNESKLCKEIGLMESKEYNTIVETLKNTRGNVKSAAKILGLSRATLYRKISKFGIDLEEYRT
- a CDS encoding alkaline phosphatase, with amino-acid sequence MSESEYNNIETKNDLKDIDDRKILGLFNESHINYKLDRDSSEKPSLEEMTNKAIDILNENNRGFFLMVEGGKIDHAAHANDPITMANEVLDFDKTVKAAYEFAKKINKL